In a single window of the Bacteroidota bacterium genome:
- a CDS encoding integration host factor subunit beta produces MTKAEIVAEIAEKTGVEKVAVQASIEAFMKVVKGSLAKGDNVYLRGFGSFIVKRRAEKTGRNISKNTSVIIPAHNVPAFKPAKTFTEKVKKSVKAS; encoded by the coding sequence CCAAAGCAGAGATCGTTGCAGAGATTGCCGAAAAGACCGGCGTTGAGAAGGTAGCCGTACAGGCATCTATCGAAGCCTTCATGAAAGTTGTGAAAGGCTCACTGGCAAAGGGAGATAATGTTTATCTCCGTGGTTTTGGCAGCTTCATCGTGAAGCGCCGCGCCGAAAAAACCGGTCGTAACATTTCGAAAAATACGTCGGTAATTATCCCGGCTCACAACGTGCCTGCTTTTAAGCCGGCGAAAACATTTACCGAGAAGGTAAAGAAAAGCGTAAAAGCGTCCTAA
- a CDS encoding tetratricopeptide repeat protein codes for MARFGLPQWIVLGSAAACFVLLSFVNTVPKARKATDTMPQAAQTGNLVPLDQQVTEARKRLPADVLAKIEGFEKLAAGQTDFVLRRALLDSAARQALSLNEHILAAYISQKKAETCNGSSVDWQVAGERFQSAAAFQGEKLGPQYLGTLFESAIHCFREAVTIDAGNLDARVGLGASIVQGTSDPMAGIRELLEVEKADSTNVNAQLVLGDFALRSQQFDKAIARYQKALRLRPDLYGLNLSLAELYEQKGDTANTIACLEAYLAKADDPLVKNDVENAIRKLRSSK; via the coding sequence ATGGCCCGGTTCGGATTACCTCAGTGGATAGTGCTTGGCTCGGCAGCAGCCTGTTTCGTTCTTTTAAGTTTTGTAAATACAGTTCCCAAAGCGCGCAAAGCAACTGATACCATGCCGCAGGCTGCCCAAACGGGCAACCTTGTGCCGCTTGACCAGCAGGTTACCGAAGCCCGTAAACGTTTGCCAGCCGATGTGCTCGCAAAAATTGAAGGCTTCGAGAAGCTTGCAGCCGGGCAAACCGACTTCGTACTGCGCCGTGCGCTGCTTGATTCGGCTGCTCGCCAGGCGTTGAGCCTTAACGAGCACATTCTGGCGGCTTACATCAGCCAGAAGAAAGCTGAAACGTGTAACGGGTCGTCTGTTGACTGGCAGGTGGCGGGCGAGCGTTTTCAGAGTGCAGCTGCTTTTCAGGGCGAAAAGCTGGGGCCGCAGTACCTCGGTACGCTGTTTGAATCCGCCATCCATTGTTTTCGTGAAGCGGTAACAATAGACGCTGGCAACCTTGATGCGCGCGTAGGCCTTGGCGCTTCCATTGTGCAGGGCACATCGGATCCGATGGCGGGCATACGCGAACTGCTGGAGGTGGAGAAAGCAGATTCGACCAATGTAAACGCACAACTTGTGCTTGGCGATTTTGCACTGCGTTCGCAGCAGTTTGATAAAGCCATTGCACGCTACCAGAAAGCCCTGCGTTTGCGTCCCGACCTCTACGGCCTCAACCTGAGCCTGGCCGAACTGTATGAACAAAAAGGCGACACCGCCAACACCATCGCCTGCCTTGAAGCCTATCTGGCCAAAGCAGACGATCCGTTAGTAAAAAATGACGTGGAGAATGCGATTCGCAAACTCCGCTCATCCAAATAG